One Ornithorhynchus anatinus isolate Pmale09 chromosome 2, mOrnAna1.pri.v4, whole genome shotgun sequence DNA segment encodes these proteins:
- the C2H5orf52 gene encoding uncharacterized protein C5orf52 homolog has translation MESGRPSLSADVGSMGGTPRVSFLHPRGTPVPVLFSLMNSSDAAVKHALPKSHLPQVIIHDNISAQRICEIESKATDKTKKKSAHQHNHLKKKFLTDQIKKIRRWRGEAQNFLKYMALSNLESEEEAPAGTSQTDTAQEPPEMKILSTSPSEAQTKLNEPSATSSAE, from the exons ATGGAGTCGGGCCGCCCCAGCCTGTCGGCGGATGTGGGGTCGATGGGCGGGACGCCGCGGGTCTCCTTTCTCCACCCTCGGGGCACCCCCGTGCCGGTGCTCTTCAG ctTAATGAATTCCAGTGATGCAGCTGTGAAACATGCTTTGCCCAAGAGTCATCTGCCCCAAGTGATTATTCACGACAACATAAGCGCCCAGCGTATTTGTGAAATAGAG TCCAAAGCCACGGACAAGACCAAGAAGAAGTCCGCCCACCAGCATAACCACCTGAAGAAGAAGTTCTTGACCGACCAGATAAAGAAGATCCGGCGCTGGAGGGGGGAAGCTCAGAACTTCCTGAAGTACatggctctgtccaacctggaaaGCGAAGAAGAGGCTCCAGCTGGGACTTCTCAGACTGACACAGCTCAGGAGCCTCCGGAGATGAAGATCCTTTCCACGTCCCCAAGCGAGGCTCAAACTAAATTGAACGAACCATCCGCCACGTCGTCTGCCGAATGA
- the DUSP18 gene encoding dual specificity protein phosphatase 18, which translates to MNTPPSTLPVLLRHPSVFGLSRITSSLYLSNGVAANNKALLSSNQITTVINVSVEVVNTFYDDIQYVQVPVADTPLSRLCDFFDPIADRIHSVEAQQGRTLLHCAAGVSRSAALCIAYLMKYHAMSLLDAHAWTKSCRPIVRPNSGFWEQLIHYEFKLFGKNSVRMVGSPFGPIPDVYEKEIRIMIPL; encoded by the coding sequence ATGAATACACCTCCGAGCACTCTTCCCGTTCTGTTGAGGCATCCGTCCGTCTTCGGCCTGTCCCGGATTACAAGCAGCCTCTACCTCAGCAATGGAGTGGCAGCCAACAACAAGGCCCTGCTCTCCAGCAACCAGATCACCACGGTCATCAACGTCTCCGTGGAGGTGGTGAACACCTTCTACGACGACATCCAGTACGTGCAGGTCCCCGTGGCCgacacccccctctcccgcctgTGCGACTTCTTCGACCCCATCGCCGACAGGATCCACAGCGTGGAGGCGCAGCAGGGCCGCACGCTCCTGCACTGCGCGGCGGGGGTCAGCAGGAGCGCGGCCCTGTGCATCGCCTACCTGATGAAGTACCACGCCATGTCCCTGCTGGACGCCCACGCCTGGACCAAGTCCTGCCGGCCCATCGTCCGGCCCAACAGCGGCTTCTGGGAGCAGCTCATCCACTACGAGTTCAAACTGTTCGGGAAGAACTCGGTCCGGATGGTCGGCTCCCCGTTCGGCCCGATCCCCGACGTTTACGAGAAGGAGATCCGGATAATGATCCCGCTGTGA